In Spirosoma sp. KUDC1026, the sequence TCGGTTAGTACGTACGAAGGTACCAACGACGTGCACCTGCTGATTCTGGGCGCTTACATTACAGGGATCCCGGCCTATAAGTAGTACGCAGTCGACATAAAACCGCCCTGATTTTATTATGTTTATGACTTAATTTAACTGCCTGCTCTGGCAAACTACCACCGTACACAAACTGAAATCAGAAAGTATGAACACCGTACAGGAAGCAAAGCGATACCTCGACAATGCCCGGGAAATTCTGCGGGACAAAGCCCATAAAGAAGACGGCTATTATCAGGACAGTAAATATGTCAAAATGGCTGGACATACCGCTTACGTTGGTGTGCTGGTAGCGTTGGATGAATTACTGGGTAAAAAGGGAAAAGGCCGAAAAGACGTTGACTGGTACAAGCAAAACCTGGCGAAGCAGGATAAGAAAATACTGAATGCTTTTTTGACCGCTTACCAGGTGTTGCATCTGGACATGGCTTACGACGGAGCAAAAAGTGCAAAGCTGGCTGCAACAGGTTTGGAGGAAGCCGAAACAATTATCGACTGGGTCGAACAACGTACCGTAACGGCCTGACAATACAGGTACGATTAGTAAACGCAGATGCCCCGACCAGTTTGGTCGGGGCATCTGCGTTTAGCAAAGAGAAGGACGCTACGTTATAGCAAGCCTTTTTTCATCTCTTTGACGGCGTAGTCCGCGGAGCGGGCGCTCATGGCCATGTATGTCAGCGACGGGTTTTGCGTCGAGGTGGAAGTCATGCTGGCGCCGTCCGTGACGAAAACGTTCTTCACCGCGTGAAGTTGGTTCCATTTGTTCAGCATTGACGTTTTCGGGTCTTTGCCCATTCGGACACCGCCCATTTCGTGAATATCCAGACCCGGATTGCGGTGGTCGTCGCGCAGACGGATATTAGTGAAGCCAGCCGCGGTGAACATTTCGGTCATCTGCTCCTGGTAATCTTTTACCATCTTGTCGTCATTATCGTCGTAGCCAATGTTGATCTTTAACTGTGGGATACCAAACGGATCTTTCAGATTCGAATCCAGCGCTACGTAGCTTGATTCTTTCGGGATGGTTTCGCCCATCATGTGCGAACCGACGTGCCAGCCGCCCAGTGTTGGGTTCAGCAGGTTGTTTTTCAGATCGGCACCAAAGCCTTCCTGATTCGTTTTGGTCGCCCGACCAGCCGTAAAACCTGCCGCGTAACCGCGCAGGAAATCGGTTTCCTGTTTATACAGGTTCCGGAAGCGGGGAATGTAGGGGCTGTTTGGCCGACGACCGTCAGTGGTGGAGTCGAGGTTGCCGTCGAACTCCGCCGAGATACCCGCCCGGTAATTGTGGAAGGCAACGTATTTACCCAGTGTACCGCTGTCGTTACCCAGTCCGTTCGGAAACCGGCGCGAGGTTGAGTTCAGCAGGACGAGGTTAGAGTTCAGCGCGGCCGCGTTCAGGAAGATGATGCGGGCGTAGTACTCCTTCATTTGTTTCGTTTCGGTATCCACAACCCGAACGCCGGTTGCTTTACCTTTCTGCTCGTCGTAAATGATCGAATGTACAACCGAGTTCGGCCGCAGCGTCAGCTTACCCGTTTTAGCTGCCCAGGGGATCGTTGAGGCATTGCTGCTGAAGTAACCGCCGAAGGGGCAGCCCCGCTCGCAGATAGTCCGATGCTGGCACTGCGCTCGTCCCTGCTGGAAGTGAATCGGCTGGGGTTGGGTGATATGAGCGGCCCGACCCATGATCACGTGCCGGTCCTTGTAGCGTTTAGCTACTTCCTTCTGAAAATGTTTTTCGACGCAGTTCCACTCGTGGGGCGGCAGAAACTCGCCATCGGGTAGGTTCGGCAGACCATCTTTATTACCAGTGATACCCGCAAACCGCTCAACGTAGCTGTACCAGGGAGCCAGATCAGCGTAGCGAATGGGCCAGTCCACGGCAAAACCATCGCGGGCGGGGCCATCGAAATCAAAGTCGCTCCACCGCTGGGTTTGTCGGGCCCACATCAGCGATTTACCGCCTACCTGATAGCCGCGAATCCAGTCGAAGGGTTTTTCCTGCACGTAGGGGTGCTCGGCATCTTTCACGAAAAACTGGTGGGTTCCTTCGTAAAATGCGTAGCAGCGGCTGATGATGGGGTTGGCTTCCTTCATCTCGTGAGTCAGCTGACCCCGGTGTTCAAACTCCCAGGGTTGCGTCATCGTGGTGGGATAATCCGTAATGTGGCGGACGTCGCGGCCCCGTTCCAGCACGAGGGTACGAAGGCCTTTGCCGGTTAATTCTTTGGCCGACCAGCCTCCGCTAATCCCCGAGCCGATCACGATGGCGTCGTAGGTGTTCTGGGCCTGGGCGTCTATATTGAAATAAGACATATCGTTGCTTAAAAGAGGTCGGAAATTAGTCAGATTTAGTGCCGGTTTTGGCCGGGACAGGAACGCAGCCGTAATAATGACCGGGCATAAACTGGAAATTCGTCAGGTTGGTCATTACGTATTCAGAGTTCAGGTACCCTTTGATCGTCAGTCCCTTCACCATCGAATAAAACGCTTTCAAATCAGGATCGCCGGACTGCGACATCTGAGTAAGAACGGCCGCCTGCTGCGCTGGTTCGCCCTCGCTGAACGATTTGCCGAATGATTTCTTCGCCAGTTCGTCGGCGGTGTCCAGCCCTTTCTGAAACTTGGTCTGCGATGCCTTATCGTAGCAGTCGGCAACAACTTTCTGGATGAACTGATAGACGTTCAGTTCTCTGGCGCCGGGCGTATCCGTCTTTGGGATAATGGTCTCGGTCAAGGCGGCAAGAACGGCTTCCTGCTGGGGAGAAAAGAATTGTCGGCTAAGCGATACCGTTTCAGGAGTCCAGCCCGTTGCCCAGGCGGGCAGGCTGATCAGACCACCAACGGCGCCCGCCATCGTTTTGAGCGCACTACGTCGTTCCACAGAAAAGTTATTTGAAGTCAGTTTAATATCCAAATATACGAAAGTTTATGGATAGGGTTGGCAGGTATTATGGATTGCAGGATTGGCAGGATTTGATTCAAACCTAGTCCTGCTAATCCTGTCTATACAAGAAGTTAAGAAGCAGCCTCGTAGTGACGTTCAAAGGAATCGTGTGCCCAGGCAAATTTCCGATTTATAGATGAACAGTTTGGGGTGCTCAAACGCCGGGATCAAGACGGCGCCATCTACCGGCAGCATGAGATTGTGGGCGACAGCCTCAATTATTGACGGAATTTGTCGGGTAGCAAGTGGTGAAAACGTACTGATAGCACAATCTACTAAGCCTTACATCGGCCCCGTTTATCGACACTTTGTTCGATCCACTGCAACATCGCAGGAGGAGCCTGCGTATTTAAAGACAGATTGGGGCGGTTGGTCGCTACCTATAAACGGTACACAATGAAAAACTACTTTATGAACAGCGCAAGCCAGTTTTTAACTGGCAACATCCTGAAAATCTGCTTAGTACTGAGCGCGGTCCTGCTGATGGCATCGGCCTGCAAACACGCCGAAGATGAGGTTACGCCAGCTACGGACGCTACGGTTGCCGAGAATCAGAAAGTGAACGACTGGATTCTGGAAAACATGCAGACCTATTATTACTGGAACGATAAATTGCCGGCCAACCCGGACAAAACCCAGGCCCCATCTGATTTCTTCGACTCGATCCTGTATACCTACGACGCAACGACAAACCCCAACGGCGACCGGTTTTCCTGGATTCAGGAAAGTGCCGAAGAGCTGGAATCCAGTCTGAGTGGCGAAACGACCACGACGGGCATGGAGTACAACCTGTACCTGCGGGCATCGGGATCGACGGGAGTGATCGCGCAGGTGTTGTACGTCCTCCCCAATTCACCGGCCGAAAAAGCGGGTATCAAACGGGGCGACATTATCTCCAAAGTAAACGGGCAACTGCTGACTACAGACAACTACGCCAGCCTGCTGTTTACGGGAACGACTTTTACGTTTGGCTTCGCTACGTTCAACGGGTCATCGCTGACAGACACGAATCAGTCGGTTTCGGTGGGGGCAACGGTTTATCAGGAAAATCCGGTTTTCATGGATTCGGTCTATACCTACGGCAGCAAAAAAATTGGTTACCTGGTCTATAACCAGTTTGTTACCGGCCCCGGTGGACCCGAAGATCATACCTATGATGATCAGATTGACGCGATTTTTAGTTTTTTTAAGAATCAGGGTGTAAACGAGCTGGTGCTGGATCTACGTTATAATCCCGGTGGCTATACGTCGTCGTCGGCTAACCTGGCCAGCCTGATCGGGAAAGGAATCAGTACCAGCAGTGTGTATTTCAAAGAAGAGTGGAACAGCACCCTGACCCCCTACCTGACTCGGGAGTATGGCAGTGGCTTTTTTGTGCAGAACTTCGTCAGTAAAGCACAGAGTATAGGCGCTAATTTGCAACGTGTTTTTGTCCTGACGACGGATCATACAGCTTCGTCCAGCGAACTGATTATTAATGGGTTGAAGCCTTATATGCAAGTAATTACGATCGGCACTACAACCCATGGCAAGAATGTGGGGTCTATAACAGTAACCGACGAAACGGGGGAGATAAAATGGGGCATACAGCCCATTGTTTTCAAGTCGTTTAATAGCCTGGGGCAGTCGGATTACGCGGCCGGATTTGCGCCGGATATAGAAGTAGAAGAACCTGCTGTGCTACAACCGCTGGGCAGTGTGCAGGAAGATTTGCTGAACGAAGCCTTGTCCCAGATCACCGGAAGTTCTGTTAATGCCCGACGGGCGGTTAAATCAGGAAATCAGTTAACTTTGCTGAACTCTTCCATTCAGCGAAAAGCCGGTGGGGGACGTATGATAAAGAATTTAAAAACGTTACAGTGGTAGGAATCACCATTCGTTAAAGGAAAATCCCGAACCTTTACCGCCTTAGTGCAGACCTGGTAAAGGTTTCGGATTTATGCAGTGTCAGAATTTTTGTTTTATCACTTTATAACCACTCATGATTCGTTTGTTTCAACGACCCCTAACCGGGACCTCATCGTCGCGTACTAACCGTCAACTTCGAATAAACTGGGCGCTGGGTGCGCTCTGTGTGGCCTGGACTGGTCTCTTAATCGGCTGTAATAAATCAGAAACGACATCGACCCTTGGTGACTGGAAGCGCGGTTCCGATCTGGAAGGCGTAGCCCGGATTGGTGGTGTAAGTTTCGTTATCGGTAATATCGCGTACATCGGTACGGGTGTCAACAGTAATGGTGAACGGCTGAACGACTTCTGGGCGTACAACGCTGAACGGAATACCTGGACCCAGCCCGCAGCCATGACGATCGGCGCAGCCCGTGCGTATGGTGTGGGTTTTGCCGTCGGTACCAAAGGATACGTTGGCACAGGAACGAACATCAATGGTGATCGTCTGAACGATTTCTATGAATACGACCAGACGGCAAACACCTGGAAACGTATTGCTGATTTTGGCGGCACGGGTCGTTACGGGGCGGTTGCTTTCTCAGCAGCAAATAAAGGCTATGTAGGCTGTGGTAATGACGGAAACTATTTGAAGGATTTCTGGTCGTATAACCCAACTACGGCCGCCTGGACCAAAGTAGCCAGCTACGGTGGTTCGAAACGCGTTGGCGCTGTTAGCTTCGTGATCAACAACGTTGCTTACGTAGGTACTGGAGATAATAACGGAACATCGGAAGGCGATTGGTGGGCCTATGATCCTGCGCAGGATCTGTGGACCGCAAAAAATAATTTCAGCGTTAGCGACAATGCTACCGTAGCGCGTTCTAATGGGGTGGGCTTTGCTGTTGGTAACTACGGCTATATCACTCTGGGTACTGTTACCGACAGAATCGTGTGGCAGTATGACCCAACGGCCGACAAATGGTCGTCTCTCGGCGTGTTTGAAGGAACTGCCCGTCAGTACGCTATTGGCTTTGCTATCAACGGAAAAGGATACGTAACCACGGGCGGAACGAGTTCAGGTGCTCGTTACGACGACGTGTGGATTTTCGATCCGACTGTTGCACAGGACACCGAAAACAACTAGTTCTGTGCTGCATGGCAAGTGAACGTCGGCCGCGCCTGATTCGACAGGGCCTGGTTTTAACCCTACTGGGGCTGGCGATTGTTACGGTCTACCTGCTCTATAAAGGGCAGGATCGGTATGAACTGGAGGTTTTTCGGTCCAATACGGGCTGGGGCTATTCAGTACAGATGAACGGATCGCCAATAATCAGTCAGCCAACTATTCCGGGTATTGTTGGCAACCGTGGCTTTGTCGATGAGCAGCAGGCCCGGCGGGTTGGTAAACGGGTAATTGAAAAACTCCGGCAGGGGCAGATTCCACCAACCATTACCCCCGCAGAACTACATCAATTGGGCGTCGACGTACCGTAATTCATTGATCGGCTGGTCATCGAACAGATGGTCAGCCGATCGTTATTCTTACTTCATACTATTTTATGCGCACATCGTGGTTTTCGGGGCTATTTGTCCTGCTGGCCGTCGCTACGTTATGGGCCTGTCAGTCGGGAGATCTTGATGTTGGCCAATCGGTTATCAATCCGCAGGAACTGGATGTTCAGTCTATTGATACCGTAACTATACAGACTTCGACCATTGCTGTTATTGAGTCATACACGACCTCGGCTACGACCCAGGCGGACACAAACATGCTGGTAGGGAACTGGAACGATGCTAATACCGGCAAGCTGACTGCTCGTGGTTTTTCGTCACTAGGCTACCCAACTAACTCGCTGCAGGGAGCGTCTAATCTGCAACTTGATTCACTGGTTCTGGAGTTAGGCTATACCTACTCGTATGGCGACACGTCCAAGGTTTTTAATCTGGCTATCCATCAGTTGCGGCAACCGCTGGATCCAGCAGTTTATTATACGAATAGTAGTGTGGTTGCTTACGACGAGAAGCCACTGTTTCAACGGTCATTTCTATTACGTCCTAATACGGGAACACGCCGGATTCGATTCCGCATACCAGATGCGACAGCTCGGGAATTCTATTCCCGTCTGCTGAGTGGTGACATTAACAGCGTGACCAGCATGAATGAGTACTGGAAAGGATTTGCCCTTGCCAGTTCGACTACTGAAAACCTGTTTGCTGCCTTTTCGGCGTTTCGGGCATCTGGCCTCCGGTTGTATTATCGGGACGTAAGTGGCGTTGCGCAAACGGCTAATACGCTGTATTTTCCGTTTGGTACAGCCAACTATAGTCAGTTCCTAACCGATCGTAGTGGTACGCCCCTTGCTTCCTTACGAACCAGAACCGACGCCGTGAGCAGTACGCAAACCGGCCAACAAACGTATGTCTCGCGGGGGGCAGGACTGAGAACGAAAATTGTGTTTCCTTACCTTGGACAGTTCGACCGCCCCGAAGCCTACGCGGGCTTGAACGGAGCTACGTTAGAACTTGGCCCTATTCGCCGTACGTTGTTTGACAATACGACCCCACCGGCCCAGCTTCTTTTGTATGAAAGTAATAGCCAGAACGAATTACTAGGGACTGTTCCTGCTGGTAATCTTGGTAGTGCCACGCCCGGAGCTACTTACGTCTTCGATAATAGAGGCCCCGAATTTCTTGATTCATACACCTTTGATCTGACTTATTACATTGGTCAGGTTATTCGGCGCAAGCTGCCAAACCGCCCGCTGATCGTAACAACCAATATTGTAAATCCAACCCGGCCCGGTGACCTGCGGGCGATAGTGCAGCGCCTGAGCCTGGGATCGGGACAGCGGACGACCGATCGGATGCGGCTACGACTATACATTACGTCGGGCATTTAACGACGTCAGAATCAACGAAAAGCTCCTGCCATTAGCTATGGCAGGAGCTTTTTTTATGTATTTATAACAACGAATACGGCCGTTTGTCGACACATTTCGGCTATTGCCCGCAGATTATCAGAAAAGCTGCAACGCTTCTCTCGTTACGGACGTAACAGTAGCAGAAAGCCACCAGATAACACATGGCTTGTCGGAAAACCCTTACGTTGTTCAATGGCGAATCTGTACGTCACCTGCTTAACCCGTGAAACAGCGGCAAACCTGAATAAGCCATCGCCATGAAACGTACTCATGCAGCCAACAAAGCCAGCCGGACATCAGAACTGAGTCTGTTATTGTCACGCTCCGAAGACGATTTTTACGGTAGCCTGCAACGCGCCCATAACGAGGTAATGCAGCCACCGGTGGTGACCATAGAGGAAGAACCAATGTTATATTCATTCCAACCCGTTGAGCAGTCATTGAACTGGTTGGGAAACGCCGGATTAGTTGCCCGTTTTCTCTAACCGCGCGAATCGTTTTTTCAGTATAGAGGGCTTGTCGTGCAACGGCAAAATCCTGATAAGCGTACTGAAAATAACCTGTACATTAAGCCTGATTAGTGAACCAAATACCCGACAGGACGACGATTCTGTCGGGTTATTTTTTACCGGAAAAGAAACGAATCAATAGCTTACATCTTTCATTGATTAACAGTAACTTACGTAGGATAGATACTTTATCTGTCAAGCAAGTATGATTGGGTGAGGAAAAGGAGGGTAGAACGATAAACAGAACGTGCCTATGCGGCTTTTTACGTTTCAGTTGATAAGTATCGTATTGCTAGTAAGTAAGGTTGCCTGGGCGACGCACCAGGTGGGAGGCCAACTCGAAATGCGGCCCGTAAATGGTGCTACGGGCCGCTACCGATTTATTGTGACGAACTACCTCGAAAGTGGAGCCCGGGCCGATCGGCAGGGTGGGGGGCTGGTAGGAATCTTTCGCAAGCGGGACAACGTGCAGATGACTAACTTTCGGGTAGCTGAAACCGGCACCAGGCAGTCGGTCATCTTCGCCAATGCGGTTTGTGCTGCGCAGGGTAACCTGAATTTCATTGTGGCTACGTTCGAGGCCGAAGTGCAGCTCAATCCGACCACGTACAACGATCCGATGGGTTACTACGTATCGTACCAGACTGGCAACCGAAACGGTGGTCTCGTCAATATTATCAGCCCGTTACAAATAGGTTTTACATTCTATCTGGAATTTCCGGCTCTTTCCCGGAATGGTTCGGTTGTCGTTAATTCATCTCCGCATTTTGGAACCATTAACGGTGAGTATCTATGCTTGGGCGAGCCGTTTACGTTTGCTTTTAATGGGGTTGACCCTGACGGCGATGAACTGCGTTACTCAATGGTTACGCCACTGGACCGCCGTAGCACAAATCAAAACGGTGTTTCGCCGGGGCCGTATCCCGAAGTTCCCTGGGTGTCCAACTACAGTAATACGGCGTCTATGTCGGGGAATCCGAACCTGACCGTGAACGTGCAAACGGGGCAGCTATCGGTAACGCCGGATAAACTGGGTCTGTTTGTATTCGCTGTCAAAGTAGAAGAGTACCGAAGCGGAGTGAAGATCGGCGAGGTTCGTCGCGACTTTCAGTTCCTGGTTGTCGAATGCCCACCAACGATTCCACCCGCTCCCGTCATTCAACTTCAGGACCAGCCCGTGACGATGATGAACAAAACCCTGTGTTTGGGTGAGTCGACCCTGCTGCGGGCGACGCTGGATACGGGCTGGAATTACCAGTGGCAGCGCGACGGTATCAACATTACAAATGCGACCAGCGCGACGCTGGTTGTTCAGGACGCAGGCGAATATACCGTAGCGGCTTCGCTGAAAGCCGCCTGTAGCAAGACCGGAAAGTCGCAAAGTATTTCAGTTCGGGTAGCGGGGGCGCCCGTATCGCTGAAGACCAATGGGCATCTGTGCGCCACAACGGGGACCATGTCGCTCAAAGTATCGGGGGGCACGGGTGGAGTAGGACTGACCTATCAATGGTTTCGGAATAATCAGTCGATGAACAGCAGCGCTGCGCTGGATTCGATACTGACGACGCAGGACGGGAAATACTATGCCCTCATTACGGACCCGGCCGTAAACTGTACTCTGCATACGGATACCATTACGCTGACCCGATCGGTGGCGGTGGTGGCCTCGCTGTCGTCGGCGACGGGCCAGAGCCGAATTTGTCCCCAGGAAGCGCTGGCGCTGCAGAGCGGAGGGGGTGTCAGCTACGTCTGGCGGCAGAACGGACAACCCAATCCGGCAACGACCGGGAATCAGTTCCAGGCGACAACCGCAGGGAGCTACGTTGTTACGGCCGTGGACATCTTCGGCTGCGAAGGAACTTCGTCTCCGCTGACGCTGACGATGGTGCCCGCGATCAGCGTACAGCTCGATTCAATCAAGCCGATGTGTGGCGTCGATGCGCCGGTTTATAACCTGGTTGGTAGTCCGGCGGGCGGTGAGTTTGCGGGCGCTGGCGTATCAGGGATGATATTCAGTCCTAAGCAGGCGGGGATTGGCAATCACGCATTGACCTATGCTGTCAAAGCAGCCCCTGAATGCCAGGCACAGGTGAAAACACGAATGGCCGTTGTGGCTCCTATTCCAACCATTCAGTTTGACGAATCGATCATGACCGTGTATCGCGGAAAAACCTTCCCGCTGGCCCCTGGTCTGACGGGAAATCCGACGGTTTTTAGCTGGACGCCCGCTACCTATCTCTCCAGCCCCAGCGTGGCCGATCCCGTTGTAACAGATATTGAGAATGGAATTACGTACAAACTGGACGTATCAAACGATGCTGGTTGCCAGGCCAGCGATACAATCCGGGTTATCGTGGTCGAGCGAATCTGGCTGCCGAGTGCTTTTTCGCCCAATGGCGACGGCAAGAACGACGTCTGGGAACTGACGGGTATTGAAGCCTTTCCAGATGCGATCGTTACGATCTTTAATCGCTGGGGTGAGGTCATCTATCAGTCCGATAAGGGATATACCCAGCCATTCGACGGAAAGTACAACGGCACAGTACTGCCGGAGGGGGTCTATCCGTATTGGGTGCGGACAATACCCGATAAGCCCCCGCTCAGCGGAAAACTGGTGCTGGTACGGTGAATGACCAGAACTATGGAAACCGGGTAGAAGAGGGATGATGGCAACTACTACAAACTACCGGATCAATAAATTCATGGTCCGTCATTGAATTATTTCGCCGATTCACTGTTTTTCAGGTAGTAATTATCACGAACACATGATTGAAAGACCCCTGACAGACTGGTTGCCGCTCACGATGAAAGAAGTCGAAAAGAGAGGCTGGGATGAGGTGGATATTGTGCTGGTGTCGGGCGATGCGTATGTCGATCACCCTGCCTTTGGAACTGCGGTAATCGGTCGGATTATGGAAAGCGAAGGCTTCCGGGTCGCCGTTATTGCTCAGCCCAACTGGAAGGACGATCTGCGCGACTTCAAAAAGTTCGGGAAACCAAAATACTTCTTTGGCGTAACGGCGGGGTGTATGGACTCGATGGTCAACCACTACACGGCCAACAAACGCCTGCGCTCCAATGACTCGTATACACCCGGTGGCGAAGCGGGTTTCCGGCCCGACTACGCGACCATTGTGTACACGAAAATTCTGAAATCAATCTACCCCGACGTACCCGTCCTGCTTGGTGGAATCGAAGCGTCACTACGTCGGGTTACCCACTACGACTATTGGCAGGACCGACTGATGCCCAGCATTCTGGTCGATTCGGAGGCCGATATGCTGGTGTACGGCATGGGTGAACAGCCGCTGCGCGAAATTCTGAAACTAGCGAAGAAGGACGTTCCGTTCTCGTCGATGCGTAACATCAATCAGGTGTCGTTTCTGCACGATACAAACACGGGTGATCTGCGCGATTACAACGACTGGAATACGGTTGAACTGTCTAGTCACGAAGAGTGTCTGGACGATAAAATCAAATACGCGGCCAACTTCAAAGTAGTCGAAGTAGAGTCGAATAAGTGGCAGGCCAACCGGATTACTCAGAAGGTTGGCGATCAGGTTTTGGTGATTAATCCACCGTTCAAAACGATGGAAGAAGCCGAGATCGATAAGTCATTTGACCTGCCCTATACCCGCCTGCCGCACCCGAAATACAAGAAGCGAGGGCCGATTCCAGCCTACGAAATGATCAAGTTCTCGGTCAACATGCACCGGGGTTGTTTTGGTGGTTGTAGCTTCTGCACCATTTCGGCCCATCAGGGTAAGTTCATCGCGTCCCGAAGCGAAGAGTCGATTTTGAAAGAAGTCGACGAGCTTACAAAACACCCCGAGTTCAAAGGGTATCTGTCTGATCTGGGCGGACCGTCGGCTAATATGTACAAGATGAAGGGCAAGGACGAATCGATCTGCGCCCGCTGCCAGAGTCCGAGCTGTATTCACCCGGTCATTTGCTCGAACCTCGATACGTCGCACAAACCGTTGACGAAGCTCTATCAGAAAGTGGATGCCAACCCGGACATCAAGAAAGCCTTTGTGGGTTCGGGTGTTCGGTACGATTTGTTGGTTGATGACTTCAATAAGAACAATGAAGACGGCAACCACGACGAATACATGGAACAACTCGTTACGCGCCACGTATCGGGTCGCCTGAAAGTGGCGCCAGAGCATACCGCCGATGATACGTTGCGGGTGATGCGGAAGCCGTCGTTCAAATACTTTAAGCAGTTTAAGAGAAAATACGACAAGATCCAGGAGAAGCACGACTTGAACCAACCGCTGATTCCCTACTTCATTTCGTCGCATCCCGGCTGTGAAGAACAGGATATGGCGAACCTGGCGGCCGAAACCAAAGACCTGGGCTTCCAACTGGAGCAGGTTCAGGATTTTACGCCCACGCCGATGACGGTGGCCGAGGTGATTTACTACTCAGGCGTTCATCCGTACACGCTGAAACCCGTCAAAACGGCGAAAACGCGCGAGGAGAAACAAGCACAAAATCGCTACTTCTTCTGGTACAAGCCCGAGAATAAGGATTGGATACGGAACCGGTTGAATAAACTCAAACGCCCCGACCTGGCCGACAGGCTGCTGAGTGGTCCCAAAAAAGAAAGCAGTGGCGGCAGTAAGCCCCGATCAAAATATGTGACGTACAAAACGCCAGGCCGCAAGAAACGGTAGGCGTTTGTAGCCATTT encodes:
- a CDS encoding DUF5618 family protein, with product MNTVQEAKRYLDNAREILRDKAHKEDGYYQDSKYVKMAGHTAYVGVLVALDELLGKKGKGRKDVDWYKQNLAKQDKKILNAFLTAYQVLHLDMAYDGAKSAKLAATGLEEAETIIDWVEQRTVTA
- a CDS encoding GMC oxidoreductase, with protein sequence MSYFNIDAQAQNTYDAIVIGSGISGGWSAKELTGKGLRTLVLERGRDVRHITDYPTTMTQPWEFEHRGQLTHEMKEANPIISRCYAFYEGTHQFFVKDAEHPYVQEKPFDWIRGYQVGGKSLMWARQTQRWSDFDFDGPARDGFAVDWPIRYADLAPWYSYVERFAGITGNKDGLPNLPDGEFLPPHEWNCVEKHFQKEVAKRYKDRHVIMGRAAHITQPQPIHFQQGRAQCQHRTICERGCPFGGYFSSNASTIPWAAKTGKLTLRPNSVVHSIIYDEQKGKATGVRVVDTETKQMKEYYARIIFLNAAALNSNLVLLNSTSRRFPNGLGNDSGTLGKYVAFHNYRAGISAEFDGNLDSTTDGRRPNSPYIPRFRNLYKQETDFLRGYAAGFTAGRATKTNQEGFGADLKNNLLNPTLGGWHVGSHMMGETIPKESSYVALDSNLKDPFGIPQLKINIGYDDNDDKMVKDYQEQMTEMFTAAGFTNIRLRDDHRNPGLDIHEMGGVRMGKDPKTSMLNKWNQLHAVKNVFVTDGASMTSTSTQNPSLTYMAMSARSADYAVKEMKKGLL
- a CDS encoding gluconate 2-dehydrogenase subunit 3 family protein, giving the protein MERRSALKTMAGAVGGLISLPAWATGWTPETVSLSRQFFSPQQEAVLAALTETIIPKTDTPGARELNVYQFIQKVVADCYDKASQTKFQKGLDTADELAKKSFGKSFSEGEPAQQAAVLTQMSQSGDPDLKAFYSMVKGLTIKGYLNSEYVMTNLTNFQFMPGHYYGCVPVPAKTGTKSD
- a CDS encoding S41 family peptidase, whose amino-acid sequence is MKNYFMNSASQFLTGNILKICLVLSAVLLMASACKHAEDEVTPATDATVAENQKVNDWILENMQTYYYWNDKLPANPDKTQAPSDFFDSILYTYDATTNPNGDRFSWIQESAEELESSLSGETTTTGMEYNLYLRASGSTGVIAQVLYVLPNSPAEKAGIKRGDIISKVNGQLLTTDNYASLLFTGTTFTFGFATFNGSSLTDTNQSVSVGATVYQENPVFMDSVYTYGSKKIGYLVYNQFVTGPGGPEDHTYDDQIDAIFSFFKNQGVNELVLDLRYNPGGYTSSSANLASLIGKGISTSSVYFKEEWNSTLTPYLTREYGSGFFVQNFVSKAQSIGANLQRVFVLTTDHTASSSELIINGLKPYMQVITIGTTTHGKNVGSITVTDETGEIKWGIQPIVFKSFNSLGQSDYAAGFAPDIEVEEPAVLQPLGSVQEDLLNEALSQITGSSVNARRAVKSGNQLTLLNSSIQRKAGGGRMIKNLKTLQW
- a CDS encoding Kelch repeat-containing protein, with product MIRLFQRPLTGTSSSRTNRQLRINWALGALCVAWTGLLIGCNKSETTSTLGDWKRGSDLEGVARIGGVSFVIGNIAYIGTGVNSNGERLNDFWAYNAERNTWTQPAAMTIGAARAYGVGFAVGTKGYVGTGTNINGDRLNDFYEYDQTANTWKRIADFGGTGRYGAVAFSAANKGYVGCGNDGNYLKDFWSYNPTTAAWTKVASYGGSKRVGAVSFVINNVAYVGTGDNNGTSEGDWWAYDPAQDLWTAKNNFSVSDNATVARSNGVGFAVGNYGYITLGTVTDRIVWQYDPTADKWSSLGVFEGTARQYAIGFAINGKGYVTTGGTSSGARYDDVWIFDPTVAQDTENN
- a CDS encoding DUF4907 domain-containing protein; the encoded protein is MASERRPRLIRQGLVLTLLGLAIVTVYLLYKGQDRYELEVFRSNTGWGYSVQMNGSPIISQPTIPGIVGNRGFVDEQQARRVGKRVIEKLRQGQIPPTITPAELHQLGVDVP
- a CDS encoding DUF4270 family protein, with amino-acid sequence MRTSWFSGLFVLLAVATLWACQSGDLDVGQSVINPQELDVQSIDTVTIQTSTIAVIESYTTSATTQADTNMLVGNWNDANTGKLTARGFSSLGYPTNSLQGASNLQLDSLVLELGYTYSYGDTSKVFNLAIHQLRQPLDPAVYYTNSSVVAYDEKPLFQRSFLLRPNTGTRRIRFRIPDATAREFYSRLLSGDINSVTSMNEYWKGFALASSTTENLFAAFSAFRASGLRLYYRDVSGVAQTANTLYFPFGTANYSQFLTDRSGTPLASLRTRTDAVSSTQTGQQTYVSRGAGLRTKIVFPYLGQFDRPEAYAGLNGATLELGPIRRTLFDNTTPPAQLLLYESNSQNELLGTVPAGNLGSATPGATYVFDNRGPEFLDSYTFDLTYYIGQVIRRKLPNRPLIVTTNIVNPTRPGDLRAIVQRLSLGSGQRTTDRMRLRLYITSGI